The Bacteriovorax sp. PP10 nucleotide sequence TCAATGCAAGGCCTGAGTGATCATCAAATGACTCCGGGAGTGTGGTATCCGTTTGGCCATCCACAAAGAACAGTCAACTATCTTGGAAGCCACGACTTCATTGGAAACAAAGACCCTCTTATTAGAATCGTTTCTAAATATAGAAGTAGTGAAACTGAAGACAATAATGTTTTTTCAAGAGTCAATCCTCTGGAAGAACCGGGTGATCTTCGCATTCCATTTAGAACAATTCACAATCAATTCAGTCATGCAGCGACAAGACTTGCTTACGGTATTTTATTTACGAAACCAGGTGCTTCATTATTTTATCAAGGTGAAGAATTAGCTCAGGACTTAAACATCCAGAACGAGTGGGACTATGTTGACGCTCAAAAAGGAAATAGATTTCCAAGCAAGAACGTGAACATTAACAAGTATGTCCGCTCACACCGTATGCCTTGGTACTACAATGATCTTGCTGGCGGTAAAAGAGGTCCACTTCTAAACTTCACAACAGAGGCCGAAGCTTCTTTATTTGCAGGACATAAAACGTTTTTCAAGGAAATGATCAAGTTCAAGAAAAACAATCCTGAGATCAACAATCAAGACGCTCAAAACGTGCGCATTGATAACGGGTCTAAAACTTTTTCATATGAGTTAAGAACTTCAACTGCTAATTATTTTGTCGTTGGAAATTTCAACGTTGATAATGGTGGTGCTTGGGTACAATTCCCAGGTGACAATAAAACGTGGTGGACTGAAGTGATGAACTCATCACTAAGCAAGTACGGCGGAGATGATGAAAGATTCCAAAATATCATTTCAAATCTTGGTGGAAGAAAAAATCTTCTAAGACTTAAAGGCCCGGGCTTTTATATCTTTAAAGCAGGAGCTACTTCGACGATTTCAAAAAAGTTATACTTTAGAACTCTGGCCCTAAACTGGCTGGCAAACGAAGAAACTGAACTAAAAGTGAATCCAGCAAACAGTGATGAACTGATTATAGAGCTAGCTTTTGCTAAAGCGCAGACAATTGATTTCAAGTTGGGAACAAAGAACTGGGAAGCTGATTTTGGCAAGTCGAACGACTCAAAAGCCGTGAAGTCGCTTCTTTCTGGATCTATGACGTACATCCCGAATTCTGCAAACATTAAAGCAACAGTTGCTGCTGGAAAATACTTATTTAAATTTAACATTAAAAGCTATGCCTATAGCTTAGAAAAACTTTAAAGCGAGACATGATTATGATTAACACTGAAAAGCAATTACAAGACATGGCCTATAATTACTGGTGGAGTTGGACTCAAGAAACTTGGAGTTTATTCTCATCAATTAACAAAGAAGTTTGGACTGAAACAAGAAACCCTGTTTTAGTTTTAAAGAACACAGCAAACCTTGCTGAGATCTTAAAAAATGAAGATATCAAAAAAGAAATCAACACTCTTCATACAAGACTACAAACATACTTAGAAAGAAGAGAAAAAGGGACGACTTGGTTTGCAAAAACTTACCCAACGACAAAAGGACCAATCGCGTACTTCTCAGCTGAGTACGGGATTCACGAAGCACTTCCTATTTACTCAGGTGGATTAGGAGTTCTTTCAGGAGATCATGTTAAGTCTGCTTCAGACCTTGGTATCCCAATGGTTTTCGTTGGATTATTTTATTCAAACGGATACTTCACACAAAGAATTAACGAAGAAGGAAAACAACTAGACCTTTACGGTAAATTTGATCCAGCTAATCTATCGCTTACAACTGTTAATGGTTCTGATGGATCTCCACTTGTTTTCCCTCTGGAGCTTGCTGATAGAACAATTAAAGTTCAAGCATTCAAAGCAACAGTTGGTACAAGTGAATTATACCTTCTAGATTCAAATCATCCGGACAACTCTGACTCTGACAGACTTCTAACTGCAAAACTTTACGGTGGCGACAGAGAGATGAGAATTTCTCAGGAAGTTATCCTTGGTATCGGTGGGGTAAAACTTCTTAAAGCTCTAAACATTGAGCCAGAAGCTTTCCACATGAACGAAGGTCACTCAGGTTTCTTCCAACTTGAGCGTATCAAAAACATCATGAAAGAAAAGAACTTGAACTTCGAAGAAGCTCGCGTTGTAGCAGCAGCAAACTGTCTGTTTACAACTCACACTCCAGTTCCAGCTGGTAACGAAGCTTTCAGCCTTCCATTAATGCACAAGTATTTCTACAAAATGATCAAGGGATTCGATATCTCTTGGAGACGTTTTGTTGAGCTTGGACTTGTTCCAGAAAAATCTGATTACAAGTTCTTCTCGTTAACAGTTTTTGCCATCAACGTTGCAAGATTCTTTAACGGTGTATCTGAACTTCACGGAAAGATCGCGCAGAAAATGTGGCGTGAGTCTTGGCCGAATGTTCCTGAAGTACAAAACCCAATGTCATTCATCACTAATGGTGTTCACGTTCAAACGTGGATGGCCCTTGAAACTAAGAATCTTTTAAACAAGACGATTGGTACAGGTTGGGAAGAAGAATTAGCAAACCACGACTATTGGAAAAAAATAGGAGACGTTGCTAATACTGATATCAGAGCAACAAAGATCGAACTTAAATCTAAAATGATTACTATGGTTCGTGCTCAACTTAAGAAGCAACTTGCTTCTAACAATGAACCACAAGTTGAAATAGATGCTGTTGATAACTACCTTGATGACAAAACTCTTGTAATTGGTTTCGCGAGACGTTTTGCTACATACAAGC carries:
- the glgP gene encoding alpha-glucan family phosphorylase codes for the protein MINTEKQLQDMAYNYWWSWTQETWSLFSSINKEVWTETRNPVLVLKNTANLAEILKNEDIKKEINTLHTRLQTYLERREKGTTWFAKTYPTTKGPIAYFSAEYGIHEALPIYSGGLGVLSGDHVKSASDLGIPMVFVGLFYSNGYFTQRINEEGKQLDLYGKFDPANLSLTTVNGSDGSPLVFPLELADRTIKVQAFKATVGTSELYLLDSNHPDNSDSDRLLTAKLYGGDREMRISQEVILGIGGVKLLKALNIEPEAFHMNEGHSGFFQLERIKNIMKEKNLNFEEARVVAAANCLFTTHTPVPAGNEAFSLPLMHKYFYKMIKGFDISWRRFVELGLVPEKSDYKFFSLTVFAINVARFFNGVSELHGKIAQKMWRESWPNVPEVQNPMSFITNGVHVQTWMALETKNLLNKTIGTGWEEELANHDYWKKIGDVANTDIRATKIELKSKMITMVRAQLKKQLASNNEPQVEIDAVDNYLDDKTLVIGFARRFATYKRATLIFKDLKKLEALVNNPDRPVAFVFSGKAHPQDVPGQKYIQDIYKFSRMPQFKGKIIILENYDMNISRHMVSGSDVWLNNPRRPMEASGTSGQKVPINFGLNFSVLDGWWREAFDGNNGWAIGEEKDFENDDIQDLEDAQDFYNTLEQTILPLYYADKAKGENGSSAAWIEKTKVSFITNISRYSTHRMVQDYMTKFYSEAIKYGEKFAKNPDLIKTYVDNRRYFKMNWKTIYFSYVHFDGNHVEVHSNFDKSFKTPLHHVEYPAEYTLPGRPFETAQAHIHLGLYLGDIKPETMVIEAVIASSKTDKIETQKFTLKGPLEDGVGHFELKFNSDDAKTKKLRFRVYGHDEFLVHPFEYGYMMWY